TCTCTTGAGAAGCGACAGACACGTCGTTCCCCTCATCCCTTTGAGGGATATAATCATATTTCCATACATGGTGGTGCCGCTCTTCGTGGGGCGGGAGAAGTCCATCAAGGCGCTCGAGTACGCCATGGACAACGACAAGAGCATACTGCTGGCCGCCCAGAAGAAGGCCAAGCTCGACGACCCCGGGCCCAAGGACATCTACGACGTCGGCACGCTCGGCACCATACTGCAGCTTCTGCGGCTGCCCGACGGCACGGTCAAGGTCCTCGTGGAGGGCAAGCGCCGCGCGCGCATAAAGGGATACCTGCCCGGCGAGGAGTGCTTCGTCGTCGACGTCGAGGAGGCGGCCGACGTGGAGGACGGCGGCGTGGAGACCGAGGCCATGATGCGCTCGGTGATCCGCTCCTTCGAGACCTACGTGAAGCTCAACAAGCGCATCCCGCCGGAGATGATCATGAGCGTGTCGGCCATAGACGACGCCGGACGGCTCGCCGACACCATAGCCTCGCACCTGACGGTCAAGATCGAGGACAAGCAGCGTCTGCTCGACATCACCGACCCCACCAAGAGGCTCGAGATCCTCTACAAGATGCTCGAGAGCGAGATAGAGATCCTCGAGGTCGAGCAGCGCATAAAGCAGCGCGTCAAGCGCCAGATGGAGAAGACGCAGAAGGAGTACTATCTCAGCGAGCAGATGAAGGCCATCCAGAAGGAGCTCGGCGAGAAGGACGACCTCAAGAGCGAGATAGACGAGTTCGAGGAGCGCATCAAGGCCAAGAAGATGAGCAAGGAGGCCGTCAAGAAGGCCCGCCAGGAGCTCAAGAAGCTTGGCTTCATGAGCCCCATGTCGGCCGAGGCCACGGTGGTGCGCAACTACGTGGACTGGCTCGTGAGCCTGCCCTGGGGCGAGGTGACCGAGGAGAAGAGGGAGATCGAGGAGGCCGAGAAGGTCCTCGACGAGGACCACTACGGCCTCAAGAAGGTGAAGGAGCGCATAATAGAGTATCTCGCCGTGCGCAGCCTGGTGGACGAGATGAAGGGGCCCATACTCTGTCTCGTCGGCCCGCCGGGCGTGGGCAAGACCTCGCTTGCCAGGAGCATGGCCAGGGCCACGGGCCGCAGGTTCGTGAGGCTCTCGCTGGGAGGCGTCAAGGACGAGGCCGAGATCAGGGGCCACAGGCGCACCTACATAGGCTCCATGCCGGGCAAGATCATCCAGTCGCTCAAGAAGGCGGGCTCCAACAACCCCGTCTTCCTCCTCGACGAGGTGGACAAGATGAGCCACGACTTCCGCGGCGACCCGGCGAGCGCGCTTCTCGAGGTGCTCGACCCCGAGCAGAACCACACCTTCAACGACCACTATCTCGACTGCGACTACGACCTCTCGAAGATCA
The DNA window shown above is from Deltaproteobacteria bacterium and carries:
- a CDS encoding endopeptidase La, with protein sequence MRSDRHVVPLIPLRDIIIFPYMVVPLFVGREKSIKALEYAMDNDKSILLAAQKKAKLDDPGPKDIYDVGTLGTILQLLRLPDGTVKVLVEGKRRARIKGYLPGEECFVVDVEEAADVEDGGVETEAMMRSVIRSFETYVKLNKRIPPEMIMSVSAIDDAGRLADTIASHLTVKIEDKQRLLDITDPTKRLEILYKMLESEIEILEVEQRIKQRVKRQMEKTQKEYYLSEQMKAIQKELGEKDDLKSEIDEFEERIKAKKMSKEAVKKARQELKKLGFMSPMSAEATVVRNYVDWLVSLPWGEVTEEKREIEEAEKVLDEDHYGLKKVKERIIEYLAVRSLVDEMKGPILCLVGPPGVGKTSLARSMARATGRRFVRLSLGGVKDEAEIRGHRRTYIGSMPGKIIQSLKKAGSNNPVFLLDEVDKMSHDFRGDPASALLEVLDPEQNHTFNDHYLDCDYDLSKIMFVTTANSVQGIPYPLLDRMEIIRIPGYTEQEKLHIAEKFLLPKQIKLHGLTADNIEMGRAALLTVIRRYTKEAGVRNLERQLATVCRKVAKEILKKGRDTKVKVTSRLLARYLGVPPYRYGRIEERDEVGVATGLAWTEAGGELLPTEVAIMPGKGKLIVTGKLGDVMQESAQAAMTYIRSRALRFGLDKDFYQKADIHIHLPEGAIPKDGPSAGITMATAIASAFLRVPVRKSVAMTGEITLRGKVLPIGGLKEKILAAHRGGIPTVLVPRENEKDLKEIPASILRKVKVVLVDHMDDVLRHALAVDDEKQIFREAEEDYGKGGAPAVREDVVRH